Proteins from one Meriones unguiculatus strain TT.TT164.6M chromosome 10, Bangor_MerUng_6.1, whole genome shotgun sequence genomic window:
- the LOC132656980 gene encoding histone H2A type 2-A: protein MSGRGKQGGKARAKAKSRSSRAGLQFPVGRVHRLLRKGNYAERVGAGAPVYMAAVLEYLTAEILELAGNAARDNKKTRIIPRHLQLAIRNDEELNKLLGKVTIAQGGVLPNIQAVLLPKKTESHHKAKGK from the coding sequence ATGTCCGGGCGCGGCAAGCAAGGAGGCAAGGCCCGCGCCAAGGCCAAGTCGCGGTCGTCGCGCGCCGGCCTGCAGTTCCCGGTGGGGCGCGTGCACCGGCTGCTGCGCAAGGGCAACTACGCGGAGCGCGTGGGCGCGGGCGCGCCGGTGTACATGGCGGCCGTGCTGGAGTACCTGACGGCCGAGATCCTGGAGCTGGCGGGCAACGCGGCGCGCGACAACAAGAAGACGCGCATCATCCCGCGCCACCTGCAGCTGGCCATCCGCAACGACGAGGAGCTGAACAAGCTGCTGGGCAAAGTGACGATCGCGCAGGGCGGCGTCCTGCCCAACATCCAGGCCGTGCTGCTGCCCAAGAAGACCGAGAGCCACCACAAGGCGAAGGGCAAGTGA
- the LOC110556668 gene encoding histone H3, producing MARTKQTARKSTGGKAPRKQLATKAARKSAPATGGVKKPHRYRPGTVALREIRRYQKSTELLIRKLPFQRLVREIAQDFKTDLRFQSSAVMALQEASEAYLVGLFEDTNLCAIHAKRVTIMPKDIQLARRIRGERA from the coding sequence ATGGCTCGCACGAAGCAGACGGCCCGCAAGTCCACCGGCGGCAAGGCCCCGCGCAAGCAGCTGGCCACCAAGGCGGCCCGCAAGAGCGCGCCCGCCACGGGCGGCGTCAAGAAGCCGCACCGCTACCGGCCCGGCACCGTGGCGCTGCGCGAGATCCGGCGCTACCAGAAGTCCACCGAGCTGCTGATCCGCAAGCTGCCGTTCCAGCGCCTGGTGCGCGAGATCGCGCAGGACTTCAAGACCGACCTGCGCTTCCAGAGCTCGGCCGTCATGGCGCTGCAGGAGGCGAGCGAGGCCTACCTGGTGGGCCTCTTCGAGGACACCAACCTGTGCGCCATCCACGCCAAGCGCGTCACCATCATGCCCAAGGACATCCAGTTGGCCCGCCGCATCCGCGGGGAGCGGGCCTGA